The segment ACTCGCTGGAAATTAATTGGCGATTCATAATATGTTGTTGAAGATGTTAGCGTTTCAGTTGAGTTGACAATCGTAATTGTGTGACTATTTTAGAGTTTATTATTTCTGTATATGTGATTTGATTAAGTTCTGTGCGACTATTTCGGCTACTTCAAGTGCGCCTTCGAGATAGCCACCGAATGTGGCGGCAACTTCGGTGGAGCCAAATATGAGTTGGTTTTTCCATAGTCCGGTTATTGCCTGGGGGAGGCCGTAGGCGGGGTGGCTGTACTGTGGTGCGAGGTCTAAGTCAGTGGCAGTTTCGGGTTCCAAGGCCCAGTCTTGAAGGATGAGTTCGATCGGATTTGTGGCAGCAGGGCCGAAGAGACGCACAAGCTGTTTTTGGGCTGTTTCACGCAGACGATCGGTGTTTGTTTGACGGTGAATTGCCGGGACACCCACGAAGCCAAATAAAGCATAGGGGCCTTCTTCAGCGGGGGAGGCGTCATGGATTTCGGCCATGGGACCACGCCGACTCATGGCGTCGCCGGATAGTCCAGCTTCGCGCCAGAAGGGACGATCGTAGACGGCGATAATTTTGGCTTGGCCTGCCATCCAGGTGGGGATGTCTTGCATGGCTTGGATGGCGTTTTCTGGCAGTGGCGGTGAGAAGGTGATGCGATGGGCCGCGACTCGTGGCGGGAGGGCGACTACGACGCTTTGGCAGTCGATCGTTTGGATTTGTGCTTGGGCGTTAATGCCGGTGGCGATGATGCGATCGGGAAACTGCTGGAGTTCGGTGATGCGGTATTCCAGGGATATATCGGATGGGTTGAGTTGCTGATGGAGTCGATCGACTAATGCGGTTAGACCGCCTTTGATTCGGAAGGAACCGGCCATTGAAGCGTAGCCGCGATTCCGAAAGACGTTTCCCTGCTCGTCTTCGAAGCTAAGTGTGCCAGTGGCATATTGGAGGAAGGACGCTAATCCGAGGTCGGCGATGATCTTGGCAATGCGGGGTTGACCCGGCCAAAACCAAGTGGGGCCAGTATCGAAATGGCCGATTTGATCTTGGTGTTGCACGGTTTGGGTGTGAATGCGACCGCCGAGGCGGGGACGCGCTTCGGCTAAGTGGTAGGAGATACCGGCAGTTTGCAGTTGGTGGGCGAGGGAGAGTCCGGCGAGACCACCCCCGATGATCAAAATGTTTGTATTCACTGGCGAGTGGTGTCGAGTGGACTGGTTGCCACAGGTGAGTGGTGTCAAGGCGAGGTGGTGCTTAAAAGGTATGAGTTTGGCTTAAAAGTTTTCGGTGCGGGGGCGTAGATCAATCTCGTGGGACCAAGCGGAGATACCAGCGGGCTGATATTCGCGGGCGAGGGATTGAGTCAGACCCCGAAGCGCAAATTTGGCGGAGGCAAAAGCAGAGAATTTCGCACCGCCTCTAAGACTGGCGGTGGCACCAGAGACGATAAATGCCCCCCCGCCACCCCGGACCATGGGTTGCAGAACGGATTGGGCGACGATGATGGCAGCTTGAACCATCGATTGCCAGCACCGTTCAAAGTCTTCGAGGGTGGTTTCGGCAAAGGGTTGGATGATTAATTCGGCGGTGTTATGGATGACGACTTTGGGGGGGCCGTAGGTGCTGATTAAGTCGGTGATGAGGGCGATCGCGGCGGCGGAATCGGTGAGGTCAATTTGGTGCAAATCCAGATTTGTTGGCTGTGTTGGGAGCGTGCGAACTAAGCCGATCGCTTTGTATTCACCGGCTTCAAAGCGATGTAATAGTGATTGCCCCAGACCGGCTCCAGCTCCGGCGACAATGATTAAGGGTTGCGGGTTGTTCATGGTCAGTGCGGTTGTTTTAGGTGGCCGCTTGGAATAATGTGGTCGCGATCGTCATTTGGGCAATAAAGCTAGCAGTGAAGGCGACTGTCCGAAAGAATAGAATGCCGATAGTGTAAATGATATAGTGCGTGGCACGCAGCGATGGTGGCGGAGGTGCTGAAGTTGCTGCCGCAGGAGCCGGCTTGGTTATTGGGACTGCACGATCCGATTGTGAGTCGATCGTTGGCGATGATTCATGCGGAGCCGGGTGGGGATTGGTCGGTGGATAGTCTGGCGCAGCTGGCGTTGTCATCGTCGTGATTTGCGGCGCGGTTTAAGCAGACTTTGGGGGAAAGTCTGATGAGCTATGTGGCGAAATGGCGGATGCATCTTGCGAGTCGGTTATTAAAAAGCACTGAGAAAAACATTAGTGAGATTGCGACGGCGGTGGGCTACGAAAATCTGGCAGCGTTTAACTGGGCGTTTAAGCGACATTGGGATTTGCCACCAGGAGAATGGCGAGCGAGCCATTGGTGATAATGTGCGATTTGTTGCGAAGGAATTTGGATTGGTGTAGCTAATCACCGGCTGTCTAAAAAACTGGCTGTCTAAAAAGAGGTGTTTTAGGGTGGAATTGTGGAATCCTCAATCCTATGGGTGAAGCGATATCGACAACGATCGCTGGCAAAGATAGATATCAGGATTGATCAGATTTATGAAATATTTTGGACTGGCAGTCGGTTTGGTTTGGTTGACGGCTGGATGCACGGGAGCTGCGATTGACGATCTGCCTCCATCAAACTCCAGCGTCTCGATCGAGTCTCAAAGCGAGTCTACTGAGGAGTCCAGAAATGAGACGAATTTGGTTGCGCAGTCTCAGGTGGAGAAGCGGCAATACGTTAGTCGACGATTTGGGTTTCGGTTTGCTTACCCCAATAAGTATTCGCTGAAGACCAATCAGAGTAGTGATGGTCGGCTTCAGATTTATCTTGCAAGACAAGAGAATGCCGGAGAACCGGAGTCGCCTTATATTGCGTTGTCAATCTATGAGAATGCAACCAACACACCATTGGCTGAAGTGCGGGATGGTAGAGGTTATTTGCTGAAGGGAGAGACGCGGAATACGACTGTAGCGGGTCAGGAAGCGATCGAGTTTAATTCCGGTGGACTCTACGATATGGAGCACGTGATGTTTAAGACTCCAGATGGGAAGCAGGTGATTCATCTGGAGGTGACGCTGTTGTCGGAGTCGGGTCAGGATGCGCCGATGCGGCGAGATGCGCAAGTAATTCTGTCAAGTTTTGGGTTTTAAGCGGGTTGAGACTGGCAGATTTAGACTTTGGCTTTGGTTTCGATCGCGCTATAAATCGCTTTGAGCATTGTGTCTTCTTCTGGGGTGATTTGCTGATCGATCAGGGCGACGCGGATAGCGCGCGATAAAACAAAGGCAGCGACTTCGGGTTCAAGGTCGGTCAGTAGACACTCAAGTGTAGTGGTGGCATGGAGTGCAGTTTTGATGCCTGTGAGGAGCGAGGCATTCATGTCGAAAGCGAGTAGACGCGGTTGTAGCTGGTCCCATTCTTGTTCGATCGTGGGATTGCCGGCATGAATGATCATGGCCAGCAGATGTTCGACTTTACGCTGCTG is part of the Romeriopsis navalis LEGE 11480 genome and harbors:
- a CDS encoding flavin monoamine oxidase family protein, whose amino-acid sequence is MNTNILIIGGGLAGLSLAHQLQTAGISYHLAEARPRLGGRIHTQTVQHQDQIGHFDTGPTWFWPGQPRIAKIIADLGLASFLQYATGTLSFEDEQGNVFRNRGYASMAGSFRIKGGLTALVDRLHQQLNPSDISLEYRITELQQFPDRIIATGINAQAQIQTIDCQSVVVALPPRVAAHRITFSPPLPENAIQAMQDIPTWMAGQAKIIAVYDRPFWREAGLSGDAMSRRGPMAEIHDASPAEEGPYALFGFVGVPAIHRQTNTDRLRETAQKQLVRLFGPAATNPIELILQDWALEPETATDLDLAPQYSHPAYGLPQAITGLWKNQLIFGSTEVAATFGGYLEGALEVAEIVAQNLIKSHIQK
- a CDS encoding SDR family NAD(P)-dependent oxidoreductase, with amino-acid sequence MNNPQPLIIVAGAGAGLGQSLLHRFEAGEYKAIGLVRTLPTQPTNLDLHQIDLTDSAAAIALITDLISTYGPPKVVIHNTAELIIQPFAETTLEDFERCWQSMVQAAIIVAQSVLQPMVRGGGGAFIVSGATASLRGGAKFSAFASAKFALRGLTQSLAREYQPAGISAWSHEIDLRPRTENF